From one Brevundimonas sp. PAMC22021 genomic stretch:
- a CDS encoding TetR/AcrR family transcriptional regulator, translated as MSDTLAPTRAGAPTPGSRADAKMRTRFEIRSAAVELFREQGFNSVTTEQIAARVGVTQRTLFRHFKTKDAILFDGDTIVEYYAETLGRHLPDNPPIEALRRAFMDTAASYDRNADLFRANHEVILQSELLQAFARQRTSRIDDLIALALDGHRVLANPLPVPTLAARVAAATCMGYVRALMDAWLEGKISGPMVGLAQRIWPRAEALLLQCRLDVDDRESGGRSDTRAFSQPRQRQG; from the coding sequence ATGAGCGACACTCTAGCGCCGACGAGGGCCGGCGCCCCGACGCCGGGATCACGCGCCGACGCCAAGATGCGGACGCGCTTCGAGATTCGATCCGCCGCCGTGGAACTGTTTCGCGAGCAGGGCTTCAACAGCGTCACCACCGAACAGATCGCCGCTCGCGTGGGCGTCACCCAGCGCACCCTGTTCCGCCATTTCAAGACCAAGGACGCCATCCTGTTCGACGGCGACACCATCGTCGAGTACTACGCCGAAACACTGGGCCGGCATCTTCCGGACAATCCGCCGATCGAGGCGCTACGCCGCGCCTTCATGGACACGGCGGCGAGCTATGACCGGAATGCCGATCTTTTCCGCGCCAATCATGAAGTCATTCTGCAATCGGAACTGCTCCAGGCCTTTGCCCGCCAGCGGACCAGCCGCATCGACGACCTGATCGCGCTCGCGCTTGATGGGCATCGCGTCCTGGCCAACCCCCTGCCCGTCCCCACCCTCGCCGCCCGCGTGGCGGCCGCGACGTGCATGGGCTATGTCCGCGCCCTCATGGACGCCTGGCTCGAGGGAAAGATCAGCGGCCCCATGGTCGGCCTCGCGCAACGGATCTGGCCGCGGGCGGAGGCGCTTCTTCTCCAATGTCGGCTCGACGTCGACGATCGTGAGAGCGGCGGCCGATCCGACACCCGGGCATTTTCCCAGCCGCGCCAACGCCAGGGTTGA
- a CDS encoding circularly permuted type 2 ATP-grasp protein translates to MTKAFDEMTGGGSQEVRDSYRALGAWLEQAPPDLLRARSRQAELFFRRMGVTFAVHGDAESNERLIPFDVVPRIIDAAEWALLEKGLKQRVTALNAFLRDIYGPQECLRAGVVPTDLILTNPQYRPEIQGRRPPGDVWCHIAGIDLVRTGEDGFYVLEDNVRTPSGVSYMLENREMMMRLFPDLFAEYRVRPVDAYTDSLLRSLQASAPATAGADPTIVVLTPGPFNSAYYEHSFLADKLGVELIQGGDLFVNDDTVFMRTTEGPKRVDVIYRRIDDDFLDPLTFRPDSTVGVPGLMAAYHAGRVTLANAVGTGVADDKAVYTYMPEIIRFFTGEEALLKNVPTWRCREPEALKAVLGQLDQLVVKEVGGSGGYGMLVGPAATKSEIEDFRARLIADPDDFIAQPTLSLSTAPTLDGGGLAARHVDLRPFVLTSPAGTRVTPGGLTRVALKPGSLVVNSSQGGGTKDTWVLND, encoded by the coding sequence ATGACGAAGGCGTTTGACGAAATGACCGGCGGCGGATCTCAAGAGGTCCGCGACAGCTACCGAGCCCTTGGGGCCTGGCTGGAACAGGCGCCGCCGGACCTTCTTCGGGCGCGTTCGCGCCAGGCGGAGCTGTTCTTCCGCCGCATGGGCGTAACCTTCGCCGTGCACGGGGACGCCGAGTCCAATGAACGCCTGATCCCGTTCGACGTCGTGCCCCGCATTATCGATGCGGCGGAATGGGCGCTGCTTGAGAAAGGACTGAAGCAGCGCGTGACCGCGCTCAACGCCTTCCTGCGCGACATCTATGGACCTCAGGAATGCCTCAGGGCCGGCGTCGTCCCGACCGATCTCATCCTGACCAATCCGCAATACCGGCCTGAGATCCAGGGGCGTCGACCACCCGGCGACGTATGGTGTCACATCGCCGGGATTGATCTTGTCCGCACGGGCGAGGACGGCTTCTACGTGCTGGAGGACAATGTCCGCACGCCCAGCGGCGTCTCCTACATGCTGGAGAACCGCGAAATGATGATGCGGCTGTTCCCCGACCTGTTCGCGGAATATCGGGTCCGACCGGTAGACGCATATACCGACAGCCTGCTGCGATCACTGCAGGCCTCGGCTCCGGCGACGGCCGGGGCGGACCCCACCATCGTCGTGCTGACGCCGGGTCCCTTCAACTCGGCCTACTATGAGCACAGCTTTCTCGCCGACAAGCTGGGCGTGGAGCTGATCCAAGGCGGCGACCTGTTCGTCAATGACGACACCGTCTTCATGCGGACGACCGAAGGCCCCAAGCGTGTCGATGTCATCTATCGCCGCATCGACGACGACTTCCTGGATCCCCTGACCTTCAGGCCGGACTCGACAGTGGGCGTGCCTGGGCTCATGGCCGCCTATCATGCGGGACGCGTCACCCTGGCCAACGCCGTCGGAACGGGCGTGGCCGACGACAAGGCGGTCTACACCTACATGCCGGAGATCATCCGCTTCTTCACAGGCGAGGAGGCTCTGCTGAAGAACGTTCCGACCTGGCGGTGTCGCGAGCCCGAGGCGTTGAAGGCGGTGCTGGGCCAGCTGGACCAGCTGGTGGTCAAGGAGGTCGGCGGCTCAGGCGGCTACGGCATGCTGGTCGGCCCGGCGGCGACAAAGAGCGAGATCGAGGACTTCCGCGCCAGACTGATCGCCGATCCGGACGACTTCATCGCCCAACCGACTCTGAGCCTCTCGACCGCGCCCACTCTTGACGGTGGCGGGCTGGCCGCGCGTCACGTCGATCTTCGCCCCTTTGTGCTGACCAGTCCCGCCGGGACCCGGGTGACGCCGGGCGGCCTGACGCGTGTGGCGCTGAAGCCGGGCTCGCTGGTGGTGAACTCCAGCCAGGGCGGCGGGACCAAGGATACCTGGGTGCTGAACGACTGA
- a CDS encoding alpha-E domain-containing protein, which produces MLSRTADNLYWAGRYMERADFLARILEAAIRLAALPARDEAAVTAWASAIASSGVKGAFDAAGRTPSETSVREFLAFGGDNPTSIKACITRARTNARSVRTALTVELWEAINGAWNGLNEIGEPSRRDDFVNFLDFVKSTALAVEGATSRTMLRNDAYWFLRLGMAIERADNTARLLDVKYHLLLPPGERIGGQLDYFQWETLLREVSALTAYRWVYRESVRPWLVADLLLLNRQMPRSLASCQGMIVSYLERLAADYGRRGPAQRLASARLARFNEARIEDIFQSGLHEYIQAFLNENNALGAAIHEQYLV; this is translated from the coding sequence ATGCTATCCCGGACCGCCGACAATCTCTACTGGGCTGGCCGCTACATGGAGCGGGCCGATTTCCTCGCGCGTATCCTCGAGGCGGCCATTCGGCTGGCCGCCCTGCCGGCGAGAGACGAGGCCGCCGTGACCGCCTGGGCGAGCGCGATTGCGTCCTCGGGCGTGAAGGGCGCCTTTGACGCCGCAGGCCGTACGCCGTCGGAGACGTCGGTGCGCGAGTTCCTGGCCTTCGGCGGCGATAACCCCACCTCTATCAAGGCCTGCATCACCCGCGCCCGCACCAACGCCCGCTCGGTCCGCACAGCCCTGACGGTTGAACTCTGGGAGGCGATCAACGGCGCCTGGAACGGCCTGAACGAGATCGGCGAACCCAGCCGCCGCGATGATTTCGTCAACTTCCTCGATTTCGTGAAGTCGACCGCCCTGGCGGTCGAGGGCGCTACGTCGCGGACCATGCTGCGCAACGACGCCTACTGGTTCCTCCGCCTGGGCATGGCGATCGAGCGGGCCGACAACACCGCCCGTCTGCTGGACGTCAAATATCATCTGCTGCTGCCGCCGGGCGAGCGGATCGGGGGGCAGTTGGACTATTTCCAGTGGGAGACCCTGCTTCGGGAGGTTTCCGCCCTGACCGCCTACCGCTGGGTCTATCGTGAGTCCGTGCGTCCCTGGCTGGTGGCCGACCTGCTGCTGCTGAACCGGCAGATGCCGCGCTCTCTGGCCAGTTGCCAGGGCATGATCGTCAGCTATCTGGAGCGGCTGGCGGCGGACTATGGTCGGCGTGGCCCGGCCCAGCGTCTCGCTTCGGCCCGCCTCGCGCGGTTCAACGAGGCGCGCATCGAGGACATCTTCCAATCGGGCCTGCACGAGTACATCCAGGCCTTTCTGAACGAGAACAACGCGCTGGGCGCGGCGATCCACGAGCAATATCTGGTCTGA
- a CDS encoding transglutaminase family protein → MRIRIDHTTRYGYARAARFIVQVLRLTPRSCDGQQVREWRIETDVDARLRRTEDAFGNIVHNLYTERPTDSLTLRVTGEVSTIDTGGVLRGQFEKLPAPVFLRETPLTRPDAALIDYARATGGGRTLERLHGLMAAIHRDVAFEVGATSAANSAAEAFGLRRGVCQDHAQIFIACARRLGVPARYVSGHLCRSDGQHQQEAAHAWAEAYVEDLGWIGFDPANGVCPTDHYVRVAIGLDALGAAPIRGTSYGGGAERLSVALHVRPVQQKQQQHQAKGWS, encoded by the coding sequence ATGCGGATACGGATCGATCACACGACACGATACGGCTATGCCCGCGCGGCGCGCTTCATCGTGCAGGTGCTGCGGCTGACGCCGCGCTCCTGTGACGGGCAGCAGGTCAGGGAATGGCGCATCGAGACCGACGTCGATGCGCGTCTGCGCCGGACCGAGGACGCCTTCGGCAACATCGTCCACAACCTTTATACCGAGCGCCCGACAGACTCGCTGACCCTGCGTGTCACAGGCGAGGTGTCCACCATCGACACCGGCGGCGTTCTGCGCGGGCAGTTCGAGAAGCTGCCCGCGCCCGTCTTCCTGCGCGAGACGCCGCTGACGCGACCAGATGCGGCGCTGATCGACTATGCGCGCGCAACGGGCGGCGGTCGAACGCTGGAGCGACTGCATGGCCTGATGGCGGCCATTCATCGGGACGTTGCGTTTGAGGTGGGCGCCACCTCCGCCGCCAATTCGGCCGCCGAGGCTTTTGGCCTGAGACGCGGCGTCTGTCAGGATCACGCCCAGATCTTCATTGCCTGCGCCCGGCGCCTGGGCGTGCCCGCCCGCTACGTGTCCGGTCACCTGTGCCGTTCGGACGGCCAGCACCAGCAGGAGGCGGCGCACGCCTGGGCGGAGGCCTATGTCGAGGACCTGGGCTGGATCGGCTTTGATCCCGCCAACGGGGTCTGCCCCACCGACCACTATGTCCGCGTCGCGATCGGACTGGACGCCCTGGGCGCCGCGCCGATCCGAGGCACGAGCTACGGCGGGGGCGCTGAGCGCCTGTCCGTCGCCCTGCATGTGCGGCCCGTGCAACAGAAGCAGCAACAACATCAGGCCAAGGGCTGGTCGTGA